One segment of Panicum virgatum strain AP13 chromosome 3K, P.virgatum_v5, whole genome shotgun sequence DNA contains the following:
- the LOC120700288 gene encoding carotenoid 9,10(9',10')-cleavage dioxygenase-like isoform X1, translating into MGAAEAEQPNGLVVVPEPRPIKGLASWALDLLESVAVRLGHDKAKPLHWLSGNFGPVVDETPPAPDLPVRGHLPECLNGEFVRVGPNPKFVPVAGYHWFDGDGMIHAMRIKDGKATYVSRYVKTARLKQEEYFGGAKFMKIGDLKGFFGLFMVQMQQLRKKFKVLDFTYGFGTANTALIYHHGKLMALSEADKPYVVKVLEDGDLQTLGLLDYDKRLKHSFTAHPKVDPFTDEMFTFGYSHEPPYCTYRVITKDGSMLDPVPITIPESVMMHDFAITENYSIFMDLPLLFRPKEMVKNGEFIYKFDPTKKARFGILPRYAKDDKLIRWFELPNCFIFHNANAWEEGDEVVLVTCRLENPDLDKVNGHQSEKLENFGNELYEMRFNMKTGVSSQKQLSVSAVDFPRVNESYTGRKQRYVYCTILDSIAKVTGIIKFDLHAEPESGKKELEVGGNIQGIYDLGPGRFGSEAIFVPKQPGVSGGEDDGYLIFFVHDENTGKSEVNVIDAKTMSADPVAVVELPNRVPYGFHAFFVTEEQLAQQAE; encoded by the exons atgggggcggcggaggcggagcagccCAACGGCCTCGTCGTGGTGCCGGAGCCGCGCCCGATCAAGGGCCTGGCCTCCTGGGCGCTCGACCTGCTCGAGTCCGTCGCCGTGCGACTCGGCCACGACAAGGCCAAGCCGCTCCACTGGCTATCAGGCAACTTTGGCCCCGTCGTCGACGAGACTCCGCCGGCCCCTGACCTCCCCGTCCGCGGACACCTCCCG GAGTGCTTGAATGGAGAGTTTGTCAGGGTCGGGCCCAATCCCAAGTTTGTCCCAGTCGCAGGGTATCACTG GTTTGACGGAGATGG AATGATTCATGCCATGCGTATTAAGGATGGAAAAGCTACCTATGTATCAAGATATGTGAAGACGGCTCGCCTCAAGCAGGAAGAGTATTTTGGCGGAGCGAAGTTTATGAAG ATTGGAGATCTAAAGGGATTCTTTGGATTGTTCATGGTTCAAATGCAACAACTTCGTAAAAAATTCAAAGTCTTGGATTTTACCTATGGATTTGGGACAG CTAATACTGCACTTATATATCATCATGGTAAACTCATGGCCTTGTCAGAAGCAGATAAGCCCT ATGTAGTTAAGGTCCTTGAAGATGGAGACTTGCAGACTCTTGGTTTGTTGGATTATGACAAAAGGCTGAAACATTCTTTCACTGCCCATCCAAAAGTTGATCCATTTACAG ATGAAATGTTCACCTTTGGATACTCACATGAGCCTCCTTACTGTACATACCGTGTAATTACCAAAGATGGGTCTATGCTTGATCCTGTGCCAATAACAATACCAGAATCTGTAATGATGCATGACTTTGCCATCACAGAGAATTATTCTATTTTCATGGATCTCCCTTTATTGTTCCGACCAAAG GAAATGGTGAAGAATGGTGAGTTTATTTACAAGTTTGATCCTACAAAGAAAGCTCGCTTTGGTATTCTCCCACGCTATGCCAAGGATGACAAACTCATAAGATGGTTTGAACTCCCCAATTGCTTCATATTCCACAATG CTAATGCTTGGGAAGAGGGTGATGAAGTTGTTCTCGTTACCTGCCGCCTTGAGAATCCTGATTTGGACAAGGTGAACGGGCATCAAAGTGAAAAGCTCGAGAACTTCGGGAATGAGCT GTACGAGATGAGATTCAACATGAAAACTGGAGTTTCTTCACAGAAGCAACTGTCAGTTTCTGCTGTAGATTTTCCTCGTGTTAATGAGAGCTATACTGGCAG GAAGCAGCGTTATGTCTACTGCACTATACTGGATAGCATCGCGAAGGTGACTGGCATCATAAAATTCGATCTGCATGCTGAACCGGAGAGTGGTAAGAAGGAACTTGAAGTAGGAGGAAATATACAGGGCATATATGACCTGGGACCCGGTAGATTCGGTTCAGAGGCGATTTTTGTTCCCAAGCAGCCAGGTGTATCTGGAGGAGAAGACGATGGCTATTTGATATTCTTTGTGCACGATGAAAACACAGG GAAATCTGAAGTAAATGTTATAGACGCGAAGACAATGTCTGCTGATCCAGTTGCAGTGGTTGAGCTTCCTAACAGGGTTCCTTATGGATTCCATGCCTTCTTCGTAACCGAG GAACAACTGGCGCAACAAGCAGAGTAG
- the LOC120700288 gene encoding carotenoid 9,10(9',10')-cleavage dioxygenase-like isoform X2, with the protein MGAAEAEQPNGLVVVPEPRPIKGLASWALDLLESVAVRLGHDKAKPLHWLSGNFGPVVDETPPAPDLPVRGHLPECLNGEFVRVGPNPKFVPVAGYHWFDGDGMIHAMRIKDGKATYVSRYVKTARLKQEEYFGGAKFMKIGDLKGFFGLFMVQMQQLRKKFKVLDFTYGFGTDVVKVLEDGDLQTLGLLDYDKRLKHSFTAHPKVDPFTDEMFTFGYSHEPPYCTYRVITKDGSMLDPVPITIPESVMMHDFAITENYSIFMDLPLLFRPKEMVKNGEFIYKFDPTKKARFGILPRYAKDDKLIRWFELPNCFIFHNANAWEEGDEVVLVTCRLENPDLDKVNGHQSEKLENFGNELYEMRFNMKTGVSSQKQLSVSAVDFPRVNESYTGRKQRYVYCTILDSIAKVTGIIKFDLHAEPESGKKELEVGGNIQGIYDLGPGRFGSEAIFVPKQPGVSGGEDDGYLIFFVHDENTGKSEVNVIDAKTMSADPVAVVELPNRVPYGFHAFFVTEEQLAQQAE; encoded by the exons atgggggcggcggaggcggagcagccCAACGGCCTCGTCGTGGTGCCGGAGCCGCGCCCGATCAAGGGCCTGGCCTCCTGGGCGCTCGACCTGCTCGAGTCCGTCGCCGTGCGACTCGGCCACGACAAGGCCAAGCCGCTCCACTGGCTATCAGGCAACTTTGGCCCCGTCGTCGACGAGACTCCGCCGGCCCCTGACCTCCCCGTCCGCGGACACCTCCCG GAGTGCTTGAATGGAGAGTTTGTCAGGGTCGGGCCCAATCCCAAGTTTGTCCCAGTCGCAGGGTATCACTG GTTTGACGGAGATGG AATGATTCATGCCATGCGTATTAAGGATGGAAAAGCTACCTATGTATCAAGATATGTGAAGACGGCTCGCCTCAAGCAGGAAGAGTATTTTGGCGGAGCGAAGTTTATGAAG ATTGGAGATCTAAAGGGATTCTTTGGATTGTTCATGGTTCAAATGCAACAACTTCGTAAAAAATTCAAAGTCTTGGATTTTACCTATGGATTTGGGACAG ATGTAGTTAAGGTCCTTGAAGATGGAGACTTGCAGACTCTTGGTTTGTTGGATTATGACAAAAGGCTGAAACATTCTTTCACTGCCCATCCAAAAGTTGATCCATTTACAG ATGAAATGTTCACCTTTGGATACTCACATGAGCCTCCTTACTGTACATACCGTGTAATTACCAAAGATGGGTCTATGCTTGATCCTGTGCCAATAACAATACCAGAATCTGTAATGATGCATGACTTTGCCATCACAGAGAATTATTCTATTTTCATGGATCTCCCTTTATTGTTCCGACCAAAG GAAATGGTGAAGAATGGTGAGTTTATTTACAAGTTTGATCCTACAAAGAAAGCTCGCTTTGGTATTCTCCCACGCTATGCCAAGGATGACAAACTCATAAGATGGTTTGAACTCCCCAATTGCTTCATATTCCACAATG CTAATGCTTGGGAAGAGGGTGATGAAGTTGTTCTCGTTACCTGCCGCCTTGAGAATCCTGATTTGGACAAGGTGAACGGGCATCAAAGTGAAAAGCTCGAGAACTTCGGGAATGAGCT GTACGAGATGAGATTCAACATGAAAACTGGAGTTTCTTCACAGAAGCAACTGTCAGTTTCTGCTGTAGATTTTCCTCGTGTTAATGAGAGCTATACTGGCAG GAAGCAGCGTTATGTCTACTGCACTATACTGGATAGCATCGCGAAGGTGACTGGCATCATAAAATTCGATCTGCATGCTGAACCGGAGAGTGGTAAGAAGGAACTTGAAGTAGGAGGAAATATACAGGGCATATATGACCTGGGACCCGGTAGATTCGGTTCAGAGGCGATTTTTGTTCCCAAGCAGCCAGGTGTATCTGGAGGAGAAGACGATGGCTATTTGATATTCTTTGTGCACGATGAAAACACAGG GAAATCTGAAGTAAATGTTATAGACGCGAAGACAATGTCTGCTGATCCAGTTGCAGTGGTTGAGCTTCCTAACAGGGTTCCTTATGGATTCCATGCCTTCTTCGTAACCGAG GAACAACTGGCGCAACAAGCAGAGTAG
- the LOC120701173 gene encoding oleosin 18 kDa-like, whose translation MAASSSQQRAAAIAALLVLAGLLLALCGLTLSASVAGLAFAVPLLLLLSPVLAPATLLAGLLAAASAALALGALSILSRLLRSVAADDHDLVEEGKRRVGEVAAAGERTPHAALARGQGGTDHKKADNYYHYVAGRMVPNA comes from the coding sequence ATGGcggccagcagcagccagcagcgcgccgccgccattgccgcgcTCCTGGtgctcgccggccttctcctaGCTCTCTGTGGCCTGACGCTGTCGGCTTCCGTCGCCGGCCTCGCCTTCGCggtgcctctgctgctgctcctcagcCCCGTGCTCGCCCCCGCGACGCTGCTGGCCGGGCTGCtcgccgcggcgtcggcggcgctggcccTCGGGGCCCTCTCCATCCTGTCACGCCTGCTGCGCAGCGTGGCGGCAGACGACCACGACCTTGTGGAGGAGGGGAAGCGGCGCgtcggggaggtggcggcggccggggagaggacgccgcacgccgcgctgGCCCGGGGGCAGGGCGGCACCGACCACAAGAAGGCCGACAACTACTACCACTACGTCGCCGGCCGTATGGTGCCGAACGCATGA
- the LOC120701174 gene encoding BTB/POZ and MATH domain-containing protein 2-like codes for MEAATELGSDVTFLLKEGEDDSGASTLSFHAHSLVLSARAPALLKEAQAQAAATSKKTKKKVLWIEGIKAVVFKSLLHFVYTDELPPLDDLVVRATPGSSSVTPATSWTRMAGEQLAAADRYQLVERMRPMCENLLCEMMTPECAAATLEVARRHRRPELKAFCLDYMSSPGVLRAVVATEGYRELSAEALRDMLDHMAAASPLE; via the coding sequence ATGGAGGCCGCCACGGAGCTAGGGTCCGACGTCACCTTCCTGCTCAAGGAGGGGGAGGACGACAGCGGCGCGTCGACGTTGTCGTTCCATGCGCATTCCCTCGTGCTCTCCGCGCGGGCGCCGGCATTGTTGAAAGAAGCACAAGCACAAGCAGCTGCCACGAgcaagaagacgaagaagaaggtgttGTGGATAGAGGGGATCAAGGCTGTGGTGTTCAAGTCCTTGCTCCACTTCGTCTACACGGACGAGCTGCCGCCGTTGGACGATCTAGTGGTACGCGCTACCCCTGGCAGCAGCAGTGTAACGCCGGCGACGAGCTGGACGCGGATGGCCGGCGAGCAGCTGGCAGCCGCCGACCGGTACCAGCTGGTGGAGAGGATGAGGCCCATGTGCGAGAACCTGCTGTGCGAGATGATGACGCCGGAGTGCGCGGCGGCCACGCTGGAGGTGGCgaggcgccaccgccggccggagCTCAAGGCCTTCTGCCTGGACTACATGTCGTCGCCGGGCGTGCTCAGGGCGGTGGTGGCCACCGAGGGCTACAGGGAGCTCTCCGCCGAGGCTCTCCGGGACATGCTCGACCacatggcggcggcgtcgcccttGGAGTAG